The following are encoded in a window of Methylicorpusculum oleiharenae genomic DNA:
- a CDS encoding heavy metal translocating P-type ATPase, which translates to MDHSNQFKQFNIAHQHKNRLRIIAHCLIKDDERALILRILLLKREAIKDVKIVPDIGSVTLRYDAVQLPTANLLMLLEAILTNVGLKPKQVIDALGIKKTALQGSAKTINFAIQGMSCSSCALYIEMMLKRDPKVSHASVNFITQTASVTGTLSKKELFALINANGYQAVSMDTLSERKEMFRLENRHRQEARKQLIIAAALSLPIPLLSIFGKRSLPVILIQATLSSIVVFWSGKDFFKNAARHAKQRTADMDTLIALGVGAAYLYSLPSLFRRSSHIYFEAASGIIAFVLLGRFLEEVAKGEVLRDIRKLVNQQPQEATLLKGSVEIRIPVEDIVVGDILLIRPGEKIPADGEVIKGLSMVNEAPVTGTGAPCIKEAGHQVLDGSMNGSGVLQVRATAIGTNTVLSGLVHMVDQAQTSKLPIQKTVDKISAMFVPAVIVLAGVTFGGWLFKGEKLAHALANAISVLLISCPCALGLATPAATMVGTGQAARKGIYIRNGVALETAANLQIIIFDKTGTITEGKPEISDLLNVSAWDDDTLIQLAASAEFNSEHFLAKAIVDYARSKDLAILESSHFHSIPDRGVRATAGEHEVLLGNEPWLNEKNIDIGALAATAKRLSSLGRTLVFLAIDNQPCALFAFIDPIRPHAREVIKQLHDMGIQTLMVTGDTEQAANQIAGEVGITTVIADASPARKLKIIRDLQSQGKRVAMVGDGINDAPALAAADVGMSIGKATGIAIETSDLILINGDIAQVAESIELSGRTLAVIKQNLFWAFSYNALAIPVAMAGRLNPLIASGAMALSSVSVIANSLRLKDK; encoded by the coding sequence ATGGATCATTCGAACCAGTTTAAACAATTCAACATCGCTCACCAACACAAAAACCGGCTTCGTATTATTGCTCATTGCCTGATTAAAGACGACGAACGCGCACTGATTTTGCGCATCCTGTTACTGAAACGCGAAGCGATCAAAGACGTCAAGATTGTTCCTGACATTGGATCAGTCACCCTACGCTATGATGCGGTTCAACTTCCGACAGCCAATCTGCTGATGCTGCTTGAGGCCATCCTGACGAACGTCGGGTTAAAACCCAAACAAGTCATAGATGCGTTGGGGATCAAAAAAACGGCACTCCAGGGTTCAGCAAAAACAATCAATTTTGCTATCCAGGGCATGAGTTGTTCGTCTTGTGCTTTATATATCGAAATGATGCTGAAGCGAGACCCGAAAGTGTCTCATGCTTCGGTTAATTTCATCACTCAAACAGCCAGCGTAACCGGCACTCTGTCCAAAAAAGAACTGTTCGCGCTTATCAATGCCAATGGCTATCAGGCCGTTTCCATGGACACGCTCAGTGAACGCAAGGAAATGTTCAGGCTGGAAAACCGGCATCGCCAAGAAGCCCGAAAACAACTTATCATCGCTGCCGCATTAAGCTTGCCTATTCCGTTACTGAGCATTTTTGGCAAGCGCTCCCTGCCCGTTATTTTGATCCAGGCAACGCTGAGTTCAATCGTGGTATTTTGGAGTGGCAAAGATTTTTTCAAGAATGCCGCCAGACACGCCAAACAGCGCACCGCGGACATGGATACGCTGATCGCACTGGGCGTTGGCGCCGCCTACCTGTACAGCCTACCCAGTTTGTTCAGACGCAGCAGTCACATTTATTTTGAGGCCGCTTCAGGCATTATCGCCTTTGTTTTATTGGGCCGGTTTCTGGAAGAAGTGGCCAAAGGCGAAGTCCTGAGAGATATTCGCAAACTGGTCAATCAACAACCGCAAGAAGCAACGCTGCTAAAAGGATCGGTCGAAATCCGGATTCCGGTGGAAGACATTGTAGTGGGCGACATTTTGCTGATTCGTCCCGGCGAAAAAATTCCTGCCGATGGCGAGGTCATTAAAGGCTTGTCCATGGTTAATGAAGCCCCGGTGACCGGAACCGGCGCGCCCTGCATTAAAGAGGCCGGCCATCAGGTACTGGACGGCAGCATGAACGGCAGCGGCGTTCTGCAGGTGCGGGCTACGGCGATTGGAACCAATACCGTCTTATCGGGGCTGGTTCATATGGTTGATCAGGCACAAACATCCAAATTACCGATTCAAAAAACGGTGGACAAAATATCGGCCATGTTCGTACCGGCCGTTATTGTTCTCGCCGGTGTCACTTTCGGCGGCTGGCTGTTTAAGGGTGAAAAACTGGCTCATGCGCTGGCCAATGCCATATCGGTATTGCTGATTTCCTGTCCATGCGCGCTGGGCCTCGCAACGCCCGCCGCGACAATGGTCGGTACGGGCCAGGCCGCCAGAAAAGGTATCTATATCAGAAACGGGGTTGCGCTTGAAACAGCCGCGAATTTACAAATTATTATCTTTGACAAAACCGGCACTATTACAGAAGGCAAACCGGAAATCAGCGATCTGTTAAATGTGTCGGCTTGGGATGACGATACATTAATACAACTGGCTGCTTCTGCTGAATTTAACTCTGAACATTTTTTAGCAAAAGCCATAGTCGATTACGCTCGCAGCAAGGACTTGGCTATTCTGGAATCCTCACACTTTCACAGTATTCCTGACCGGGGCGTTCGCGCCACAGCAGGTGAACATGAAGTATTGCTGGGTAATGAACCCTGGTTAAATGAAAAAAATATCGACATCGGCGCGTTAGCGGCAACGGCAAAAAGACTGAGCTCGTTAGGACGAACACTCGTGTTTTTGGCGATTGATAATCAACCTTGCGCGTTATTTGCATTTATCGATCCTATCCGGCCACATGCCCGGGAGGTTATCAAGCAACTGCATGACATGGGCATCCAAACACTGATGGTAACCGGTGATACGGAACAGGCCGCCAATCAAATTGCAGGTGAAGTCGGCATTACGACAGTGATTGCTGATGCCAGTCCGGCCAGAAAACTGAAAATCATTCGTGATCTGCAGAGCCAGGGCAAGCGCGTTGCGATGGTAGGCGACGGCATCAATGATGCGCCGGCTCTTGCTGCCGCTGATGTGGGCATGTCCATAGGCAAAGCTACCGGCATTGCGATTGAAACCTCCGATCTGATTTTGATTAACGGTGATATCGCTCAAGTCGCTGAATCAATAGAATTAAGCGGCAGAACATTGGCTGTCATCAAGCAAAATCTTTTCTGGGCCTTCAGCTATAACGCTCTGGCTATTCCGGTTGCAATGGCCGGACGGCTCAATCCGCTTATTGCATCGGGCGCGATGGCTTTAAGCTCGGTTTCGGTAATAGCCAATTCACTGCGACTCAAAGACAAATAG
- the truD gene encoding tRNA pseudouridine(13) synthase TruD, with translation MSIIPLNITNLNGFALTQDSQNNFVTPIELPDWPYVLGGPAGQGTIRDRPEDFSVYENLSFSPSGEGEHVFLQIEKSGENTEYVARCLARFADVRQQDVSYAGLKDRHAVTTQWFSVWLPGKQAPDWSFIETDTMRVLQEVRHARKLKRGVLSGNRFKIVIRQWQGEKALTQSHLETLQKEGIANYFGEQRFGHGGQNVTKALAMFKGMKCKREQRSIYLSAARSYLFNCLLARRVAQNTWNQPLPGDTYVFDLSHSFFTMEQPDETIVKRLSAKQIHPAVFLWGKGMKMDDYLDPSLPSCLSELAQGLSDAGLEPDIRPLRINVESLSWQYLTENELELSFTLPAGSYATAVLREIIKH, from the coding sequence TTGTCTATAATTCCTTTGAACATTACAAACCTTAATGGTTTCGCCTTGACCCAAGACTCTCAAAATAATTTCGTAACTCCGATTGAATTGCCCGATTGGCCTTATGTATTGGGCGGTCCTGCCGGACAGGGCACCATTAGGGATAGACCGGAAGATTTTTCCGTATATGAAAATCTGTCTTTTTCACCCTCCGGTGAAGGGGAACACGTTTTTCTGCAGATCGAAAAATCAGGCGAAAATACCGAATATGTAGCCCGCTGTCTCGCTCGTTTTGCAGACGTCAGGCAACAGGATGTGAGCTATGCCGGATTAAAAGACCGGCATGCCGTAACCACGCAGTGGTTCAGTGTCTGGTTGCCCGGTAAGCAAGCTCCGGATTGGTCATTCATAGAAACGGATACGATGCGTGTGCTTCAGGAAGTGCGCCATGCCCGGAAACTAAAACGCGGTGTACTGTCGGGCAATCGTTTTAAAATTGTTATCCGGCAGTGGCAAGGCGAAAAAGCGCTGACGCAAAGCCACCTGGAAACCCTGCAAAAAGAAGGCATTGCCAATTACTTTGGCGAACAGCGTTTCGGCCATGGTGGGCAAAATGTAACTAAAGCCTTGGCGATGTTCAAAGGCATGAAATGCAAGCGCGAACAGCGCAGTATTTATTTATCGGCAGCAAGATCGTATTTGTTCAATTGCTTGCTGGCCCGGCGTGTGGCGCAAAATACCTGGAATCAGCCGCTGCCTGGAGATACTTATGTATTCGATTTGTCACACAGCTTTTTTACAATGGAACAGCCGGATGAAACGATAGTGAAGCGCTTATCGGCAAAACAGATTCATCCTGCGGTTTTTTTATGGGGCAAAGGCATGAAGATGGATGATTATCTGGATCCATCTTTACCTTCCTGTTTATCTGAGTTAGCTCAGGGCTTGAGCGATGCCGGTCTTGAACCCGATATCCGGCCGCTTCGCATCAATGTGGAGTCTTTGAGTTGGCAGTATTTAACTGAAAATGAGTTGGAACTGAGTTTTACTTTACCGGCGGGAAGTTATGCCACGGCGGTATTACGAGAAATTATCAAGCATTAA
- a CDS encoding undecaprenyl-diphosphate phosphatase yields the protein MDLILAVKAIILGIVEGLTEFLPISSTGHLILAGDLLNYTGETSKVFSIVIQTGAIFAICWEYRVKIGSVIRGLFKWEAAAVKFTLNLAIAFMPLAILGLLFGSLIKAYLFKPIPVATAFIVGAFIIFWAEKREHTVRIHEVEDLSWSDALKLGFAQALALIPGTSRSGSTIIGGLFFGLSRKAATEFSFFLAIPTLIIASLYDLYKHHELLNSDDLPIFGVGILAAFFSALLAVRGLLRYISHHDFTVFAWYRIVFGLLVIGTAYSGLVEWTVD from the coding sequence ATGGATTTAATTTTAGCGGTAAAAGCAATCATATTGGGTATTGTAGAAGGGCTGACCGAGTTTTTGCCTATTTCCAGTACGGGCCATCTTATTTTGGCCGGTGATTTGCTGAACTACACCGGCGAAACCAGCAAGGTTTTTTCAATAGTCATTCAAACGGGCGCCATTTTCGCTATCTGCTGGGAATACCGGGTTAAAATCGGTTCGGTGATCCGGGGCTTGTTCAAATGGGAAGCGGCTGCGGTTAAATTTACATTGAATCTGGCGATTGCATTCATGCCGCTTGCCATTCTCGGTTTGTTATTCGGTAGTTTGATCAAAGCCTATTTGTTTAAACCAATACCGGTTGCAACCGCTTTTATCGTCGGTGCCTTTATTATTTTTTGGGCTGAAAAAAGAGAACACACCGTCCGCATTCACGAAGTTGAGGATTTAAGCTGGTCGGATGCTTTAAAACTGGGGTTTGCTCAAGCTTTGGCGCTCATTCCGGGAACCTCCCGCTCAGGCTCTACGATTATCGGCGGCTTGTTTTTCGGATTATCACGCAAAGCAGCAACTGAATTTTCATTCTTTTTGGCGATACCCACGCTGATTATTGCCAGTCTCTATGATTTATACAAACACCATGAGCTTTTGAACAGTGACGATTTACCTATCTTCGGTGTCGGAATTCTGGCGGCTTTTTTCAGTGCCTTACTGGCAGTAAGAGGCTTGCTTCGTTACATCAGTCATCATGATTTCACCGTTTTCGCCTGGTACCGCATCGTCTTCGGGCTGTTAGTCATAGGCACCGCTTACAGTGGATTGGTTGAATGGACTGTCGACTGA
- a CDS encoding Smr/MutS family protein: protein MRKKNITPEDRELFRQSVGTVKSIKNDRIAVDNGKKPKPIPRTQAAEVENVLNHEIGVTEMLSLEDTLSFISPGLQKNVLKKLRHGNYGLDAEIDLHGLTSQEAKRQLLDFLHRAVQEGCRCVCIVHGKGYRSPDNHPILKNNLNLWLRQHKEVQAFCSAPPRQGGTGAVFVLLQLAEKFNRQEEMNDR, encoded by the coding sequence GTGAGAAAAAAAAACATAACACCTGAAGACAGGGAGTTATTTAGACAATCGGTAGGCACCGTAAAATCGATAAAAAACGACCGGATTGCTGTAGATAACGGGAAGAAACCCAAGCCCATACCCAGAACTCAAGCAGCTGAAGTTGAAAACGTGTTGAATCATGAAATCGGCGTAACAGAAATGTTGAGCCTGGAAGATACGCTCAGTTTCATTAGCCCCGGCCTGCAAAAAAATGTTTTAAAAAAATTGCGGCACGGCAATTACGGACTTGATGCGGAAATTGATCTGCATGGCTTAACCAGTCAGGAAGCCAAACGGCAACTGCTGGATTTTTTGCATCGCGCCGTCCAGGAAGGCTGCCGTTGTGTGTGTATTGTGCACGGCAAAGGCTACCGGTCTCCTGACAACCACCCGATTCTGAAGAATAATCTTAATCTATGGCTTAGGCAGCATAAGGAGGTTCAGGCGTTTTGCTCTGCACCACCCAGACAAGGCGGCACAGGTGCCGTTTTTGTGTTACTGCAACTGGCGGAAAAATTTAACCGCCAGGAAGAAATGAATGACCGTTAG
- the surE gene encoding 5'/3'-nucleotidase SurE, with protein MHILLSNDDGYLAPGLAALANALNKYAEISVVAPDKNRSAASNSLTLEMPLRAQIGENGFVKVDGTPTDCVHLAITGLLDKEPDMVFAGINHGANLGDDVLYSGTVAAATEGRFLGLPAVAISLASSDPVHFDTAAHVAVTILKRLIDSPLPQDTLLNVNVPDLPLLELKGFQATRLGQRHKAEAMISSHDPRGRLIYWVGPPGPEQDAGPGTDFYAVKAGYVSVTPLQLDLTWHDRIDGLKNWLPHEGAWL; from the coding sequence ATGCACATTCTGTTGAGTAATGATGACGGTTATCTAGCGCCGGGTTTAGCTGCATTAGCCAATGCATTAAACAAATATGCAGAAATATCGGTTGTAGCCCCCGATAAAAATAGAAGCGCTGCGAGCAATTCGCTAACTCTTGAAATGCCGTTGCGGGCTCAAATAGGCGAGAACGGTTTTGTCAAAGTCGATGGAACTCCGACTGATTGTGTTCATTTGGCAATAACCGGATTGTTGGACAAGGAACCGGATATGGTTTTTGCAGGCATCAATCACGGCGCAAATCTGGGTGATGATGTTTTATATTCCGGTACCGTAGCCGCTGCTACAGAAGGTCGTTTTTTGGGCTTGCCCGCCGTTGCTATCTCTTTGGCGTCCAGTGATCCTGTGCACTTTGATACAGCCGCGCATGTTGCTGTAACAATTCTGAAACGATTGATTGATTCGCCTTTACCCCAGGACACTTTACTGAATGTTAACGTACCCGATCTGCCCTTGCTCGAATTGAAAGGCTTTCAGGCAACGCGCCTGGGTCAGCGCCATAAAGCTGAAGCCATGATCAGTAGTCATGATCCCCGGGGACGGCTGATTTATTGGGTGGGGCCTCCAGGTCCTGAGCAGGATGCGGGCCCCGGTACCGATTTTTATGCCGTTAAAGCCGGTTATGTATCCGTAACGCCGCTGCAATTGGATCTGACCTGGCATGATCGTATTGATGGATTGAAAAACTGGCTACCCCATGAGGGAGCCTGGTTATGA
- a CDS encoding protein-L-isoaspartate(D-aspartate) O-methyltransferase translates to MKQNVNGIGMTSMRTRERMISRLEEQGITNRKILDAMRNTPRHLFVDEALASRAYEDTALPIGYNQTISQPYIVAKMTELLLAPGPLNKVLEIGTGCGYQTAILAQLIDHVYTVERIQPLQKKAKNLLWSIKIKNVSYLHSDGGWGWEEHAPYDGIMVTAAPPEIPENLLMQMAVGGTMLIPIGKAGGQVLQRVTRTENDFKVEAMEPVSFVPLLPGRQ, encoded by the coding sequence ATGAAGCAAAATGTCAACGGCATAGGTATGACCTCCATGCGGACCCGTGAACGCATGATAAGTAGGCTGGAAGAGCAGGGCATCACTAATCGTAAGATTTTGGATGCAATGCGCAATACTCCCAGGCATTTGTTTGTGGATGAAGCACTGGCCAGCCGGGCTTATGAAGATACTGCACTGCCAATAGGCTATAACCAGACGATTTCGCAGCCTTATATCGTCGCAAAAATGACGGAACTCTTGCTGGCTCCCGGTCCTTTGAACAAGGTGCTGGAAATCGGTACCGGTTGCGGTTACCAAACGGCTATTCTGGCGCAATTGATTGATCATGTGTATACCGTCGAACGGATACAGCCTTTGCAAAAAAAGGCCAAGAACCTGCTCTGGTCAATCAAAATAAAAAATGTCAGTTATTTGCACAGTGATGGCGGTTGGGGTTGGGAAGAACATGCGCCTTATGACGGTATTATGGTGACAGCAGCGCCGCCGGAAATTCCTGAAAATTTATTAATGCAAATGGCAGTTGGCGGGACGATGCTGATACCCATAGGCAAAGCGGGGGGGCAGGTTTTGCAGCGAGTCACCCGAACTGAAAATGATTTTAAAGTTGAAGCGATGGAACCTGTCAGCTTTGTCCCCTTACTCCCAGGAAGGCAATAA
- a CDS encoding YqaA family protein: MFKKLYDRVLLWSKHRNALTYLCILSFAESSFFPIPPDVMLAPMALAQPSKAFRFALWTTIASVLGGVLGYEIGYFLFDNIEPWLKTTHYWENYTKAIVWFGEWGFWAVFVAGFSPIPYKVFTIAAGALNMVFIPFVLASLIGRGGRFFLVSLLIAAGGEKLESNLRRYMDWIGWALVAIVVIGGIAYKMMK, from the coding sequence ATGTTTAAAAAACTCTATGACCGGGTTCTGCTTTGGTCCAAACATCGCAACGCATTGACCTATCTGTGTATCTTAAGTTTTGCCGAGTCCTCTTTTTTTCCGATACCGCCGGATGTGATGCTGGCGCCCATGGCCTTGGCTCAGCCCTCCAAAGCTTTTCGGTTCGCCCTTTGGACCACGATTGCGTCGGTCCTGGGTGGTGTTTTGGGTTATGAAATAGGTTATTTTCTGTTTGATAATATAGAACCATGGCTCAAAACCACGCATTACTGGGAAAATTATACAAAAGCCATCGTCTGGTTTGGCGAGTGGGGTTTTTGGGCTGTTTTTGTTGCCGGCTTTTCGCCGATACCCTATAAAGTTTTTACTATTGCAGCCGGCGCTTTGAACATGGTGTTTATTCCGTTTGTGCTGGCCTCTTTGATTGGCCGTGGCGGCCGGTTTTTTCTGGTTTCGTTACTGATAGCGGCTGGCGGAGAAAAGCTGGAGTCAAATTTACGCAGATATATGGACTGGATAGGCTGGGCTTTGGTTGCCATCGTCGTGATTGGCGGCATCGCTTACAAAATGATGAAATAA
- a CDS encoding SemiSWEET transporter, producing the protein MTLMPDLVGYIAAALTTASFLPQAILTIKTRNTESLSLGMYSAFTLGVLLWLVYGIQKQDYAIIMANLITFVLSGSILCYKIYNTIKAKKQSRKPG; encoded by the coding sequence ATGACATTAATGCCGGATTTAGTGGGCTATATTGCCGCAGCTTTGACGACTGCCTCATTCCTGCCCCAAGCCATACTGACGATCAAAACCCGCAATACCGAATCACTTTCATTGGGGATGTACAGCGCGTTTACGCTGGGTGTTCTCTTATGGTTAGTCTACGGCATTCAAAAACAAGATTATGCCATTATCATGGCCAACTTAATCACCTTCGTTTTGTCCGGTTCCATTCTCTGCTACAAAATCTACAATACCATTAAGGCTAAAAAGCAAAGCCGTAAGCCGGGTTAG
- a CDS encoding aldo/keto reductase family protein, giving the protein MNQNHYLTSAYNVRMPRIIYGTAWKKERTAALVQQAIQQGFRGIDTACQPKHYNEAGVGDGVVASLGEGLERSDLYLQTKFTPLDGQDPLQVPYDAKASLSEQVAQSFEVSLTNLKTGYLDCLVLHSPLADTQQLLEVWQAMERIFTEGGVKQMGISNCYDLKQLEYLYRQASIKPAVLQNRFYADKHYDRSIREFCKQQHIIYQSFWTLTANPHVLGHEVLKKLAAKHGRTAAQIFFRYLSQIDIIPLTGTTSLKHMSEDLQIFEFELTDEERQSIEVLLLE; this is encoded by the coding sequence ATGAACCAAAACCACTATTTGACTTCCGCCTATAACGTAAGAATGCCTCGAATTATTTACGGGACGGCCTGGAAGAAAGAGCGCACCGCTGCGCTGGTGCAGCAGGCCATCCAACAGGGATTCAGAGGTATCGATACGGCTTGTCAGCCCAAGCACTATAACGAAGCCGGGGTCGGTGACGGTGTGGTGGCGTCACTGGGAGAGGGTTTGGAGCGCAGCGATTTATATTTGCAGACCAAGTTTACCCCGTTAGACGGACAAGATCCCTTGCAGGTGCCTTATGATGCCAAGGCGAGTCTCAGTGAGCAGGTGGCCCAATCGTTTGAGGTGTCGCTGACTAACCTCAAAACCGGATACCTGGATTGTCTGGTGCTGCATTCGCCTTTGGCTGATACTCAGCAACTGCTGGAGGTCTGGCAGGCAATGGAGAGGATCTTCACTGAAGGGGGCGTTAAACAGATGGGCATCAGCAATTGCTATGATCTCAAGCAACTTGAGTATTTATACAGGCAGGCATCAATCAAGCCGGCTGTGCTGCAAAACCGATTTTATGCCGATAAACACTATGACCGCAGTATCCGTGAATTTTGCAAACAACAGCACATCATCTATCAAAGCTTTTGGACGTTGACGGCAAACCCTCATGTTCTGGGCCATGAGGTTCTAAAAAAACTGGCGGCAAAACACGGGCGCACCGCAGCGCAAATCTTTTTCCGCTATTTGAGCCAAATTGACATCATTCCATTAACAGGCACCACCTCGCTAAAACATATGTCAGAGGATTTGCAGATTTTCGAGTTTGAACTGACAGACGAAGAGCGTCAGAGTATAGAGGTCTTGCTGTTAGAATAG
- a CDS encoding AI-2E family transporter: MMNDSPNNSPLRYLIPATLLTGLLMLGYWVLSDFLQSLTWAFILVYSTWPIYRRVRTFLKGNATVSALLMTSVTAALIFVVVFWMAAVLQEELKIAYQAIVVDLLQDPYELPEFIRHIPWVGDYLQERLDYVVSDRAGVKAQLADWAKQWLGYLGKILGGIGHYIMKLAVVTVTVFFCFRDGEKVIEQLRKGLVRFLGKHRNIYLPAIANTTSAVVYGLVLTALSQGVLAGLGFYFADVNAPVLFAALTALLAMVPMVGAALIWLPIGIALIIMDRVTDGIGVLLWGGLVVSTVDNVIRPLIISGAGKVPFLVVFFGVLGGLSAFGALGLFLGPIILAVLLAVWRAWLEQQNEEQ, from the coding sequence ATGATGAACGACTCGCCGAATAATTCACCGTTACGCTATTTGATTCCCGCTACGTTATTGACCGGGCTTTTAATGCTGGGCTATTGGGTATTAAGCGATTTTTTGCAATCATTGACGTGGGCGTTTATCTTGGTTTACTCGACTTGGCCGATTTATCGCCGAGTGCGGACTTTTCTTAAGGGTAACGCAACGGTGAGCGCACTGTTGATGACCAGCGTCACCGCCGCCTTAATCTTTGTTGTTGTGTTCTGGATGGCTGCAGTGTTACAGGAGGAACTAAAAATAGCGTATCAGGCGATAGTCGTCGATTTATTGCAAGACCCTTACGAATTGCCGGAATTCATCCGACATATTCCCTGGGTGGGTGATTATTTGCAGGAACGGCTGGACTATGTGGTCAGCGACCGAGCCGGTGTGAAGGCTCAACTCGCGGATTGGGCCAAGCAATGGCTGGGTTATCTGGGCAAGATTTTAGGGGGTATCGGTCATTACATAATGAAACTGGCGGTTGTGACCGTTACCGTCTTTTTCTGCTTCCGCGATGGCGAAAAAGTAATCGAACAACTCCGCAAAGGTTTGGTCCGTTTTCTGGGCAAGCATCGAAATATTTATCTGCCGGCTATTGCCAATACCACCAGCGCAGTGGTTTACGGACTGGTTCTTACCGCTCTAAGCCAGGGTGTTTTGGCAGGTCTGGGGTTTTATTTCGCCGATGTTAATGCCCCTGTATTGTTCGCGGCACTTACCGCACTACTCGCCATGGTGCCCATGGTCGGCGCAGCCTTGATCTGGCTACCTATCGGCATCGCACTTATCATAATGGATCGGGTTACGGATGGCATAGGCGTGCTTCTTTGGGGCGGATTGGTCGTCAGTACCGTGGACAATGTCATCCGGCCGCTAATCATCAGCGGAGCGGGAAAGGTGCCTTTTTTAGTCGTCTTCTTCGGCGTGTTGGGCGGCTTATCCGCTTTCGGAGCCCTTGGTCTTTTCCTAGGCCCGATCATATTGGCGGTTTTGTTGGCGGTATGGCGAGCATGGCTGGAGCAACAAAACGAAGAGCAATAA
- a CDS encoding DUF3422 family protein: MTTLFPLPQNHPQRFVLHNEVHARASLTLDLPIRASHLALLLTSDEKQREREHLSKLCQRYGKPSPEKDADHLSATFDNFQIRWEQHGEFSTYTFYVQNIPSDPFSEPALKQVPVDWLSGLPGQMMVAAHAAIKSAPAPDEQEETDLSPIAAHFSNNPVVGSKVTGGAAQVFTDFKIHVDGFSRFLIINHSLRTEQAGRLLHRLFEIEVYRVMALLAFPIARKLAPDLKQADRKLYTITNAMAQSDNSNDAQLLDELTALAAEIENHISSNHFRFAAAGAYYQLVGQRLEDLREVRIQGIQTLGEFIKRRMEPAINTCQSTSKRFKSLSERVGNTSQLLRTRVDIVIERQNQGLLTSMALRAKMQFRMQQTVEGISIVAITYYAAGLIGSIAKALHAAGWHVGPEIAVGVSIPVIMIAVALGLKRIHKIIESTTEE; this comes from the coding sequence GTGACAACCTTATTCCCCCTGCCCCAAAATCATCCGCAACGCTTTGTCCTGCATAACGAAGTGCATGCCCGTGCTTCTCTGACCCTCGACTTACCGATCAGAGCCAGCCATCTCGCCTTGTTATTGACGAGTGATGAAAAACAGCGTGAGCGCGAGCACTTGAGCAAACTTTGCCAGCGCTACGGCAAACCCAGCCCGGAAAAAGACGCCGATCACCTCAGTGCAACCTTTGATAATTTTCAAATCCGCTGGGAACAACATGGAGAATTCAGCACCTATACTTTTTATGTACAAAACATCCCCAGCGATCCGTTTTCAGAACCCGCGCTTAAACAAGTCCCTGTGGATTGGCTATCCGGATTACCTGGTCAGATGATGGTTGCCGCTCATGCGGCGATTAAATCGGCACCGGCTCCCGATGAGCAAGAGGAAACTGATTTATCCCCGATTGCCGCTCATTTTTCCAATAATCCGGTTGTAGGTTCCAAAGTGACAGGCGGCGCAGCACAGGTTTTCACTGACTTTAAAATTCATGTAGACGGCTTTAGCCGCTTTCTGATTATCAATCACAGCTTAAGAACCGAACAGGCAGGACGCTTATTACACCGCTTGTTTGAGATTGAAGTTTACCGGGTCATGGCCTTACTGGCTTTCCCGATTGCCAGAAAGCTGGCTCCGGATTTAAAACAAGCGGACCGCAAACTCTACACCATCACCAATGCGATGGCGCAATCAGACAACAGCAACGATGCCCAACTTCTGGATGAGCTTACAGCACTGGCTGCAGAAATTGAAAATCATATCTCCAGCAATCATTTTCGCTTTGCCGCCGCCGGTGCTTATTATCAGCTGGTCGGGCAGCGCCTTGAGGATTTACGAGAAGTCAGAATACAAGGCATCCAGACCTTGGGTGAATTTATCAAACGGCGGATGGAACCCGCGATCAATACCTGCCAGTCGACCTCCAAGCGGTTCAAATCGCTTTCGGAAAGAGTCGGCAATACCAGCCAACTGCTCCGGACCCGCGTTGATATTGTCATCGAACGGCAAAATCAGGGCCTGCTGACTTCTATGGCGTTAAGGGCAAAAATGCAATTTCGAATGCAACAAACCGTTGAAGGAATTTCCATCGTAGCGATTACTTATTACGCCGCCGGCCTGATCGGTTCAATCGCCAAAGCCCTGCACGCGGCAGGCTGGCATGTCGGTCCGGAAATAGCGGTGGGGGTATCGATACCGGTTATCATGATAGCCGTTGCTCTGGGTCTTAAACGGATTCATAAAATTATTGAGAGCACGACGGAGGAGTAA